Proteins encoded within one genomic window of Triticum aestivum cultivar Chinese Spring chromosome 2D, IWGSC CS RefSeq v2.1, whole genome shotgun sequence:
- the LOC123053905 gene encoding salutaridine reductase-like: MERDGVSNPSEKRVAVVTGGNKGIGLEVCRQLASKGVVVVLTARDETRGSEAARRLHASGLSDVVYHKLDVSDPSSAARLADFVKNKFGKLDILINNAGVIGATAEIDTTAPLQDVLVGKNATERLQWLLEHSTETYDEAEECLRINYFGTKYVTEALLPLLQASSDGRLVNVSSNYGLLRYFSGEDLKQELNNIQNLTIERLDEMSRLFLNDYKNGQLKSHGWPADSEYLAYKVSKALINGYTRIMAKNFPALRVNSMHPGYCMTDINYDTGELTAEEGAGSIVMVALLPAGGPTGVFFYRSEVAPVV, translated from the exons atggagagggacggcgtCTCCAACCCTTCCGAGAAAAG GGTCGCTGTTGTTACCGGAGGGAACAAAGGAATTGGGCTCGAGGTATGCAGGCAGCTGGCCTCCAAGGGCGTCGTCGTCGTCCTGACGGcgagagacgagacgaggggcagCGAAGCGGCGCGCCGGCTTCACGCGTCCGGGCTATCCGATGTGGTGTATCACAAGCTGGATGTCAGTGATCCATCCAGCGCTGCCCGCCTGGCTGATTTTGTGAAGAACAAGTTCGGCAAGCTAGATATATTG ATCAACAACGCAGGGGTTATAGGTGCAACTGCAGAGATTGACACCACCGCACCACTTCAGGATGTG CTTGTAGGCAAGAATGCAACGGAGAGGCTCCAGTGGTTACTAGAGCACTCCACAGAGACCTACGACGAAGCTGAAGAATGCTTGAGAATAAACTACTTCGGCACCAAGTACGTCACGGAAGCACTCCTCCCTCTCCTTCAGGCCTCCTCTGACGGAAGACTTGTCAACGTGTCGTCCAACTACGGATTACTCCGA TATTTCAGCGGCGAGGACCTCAAGCAGGAACTGAACAACATCCAAAACCTGACGATAGAGAGGCTAGATGAGATGTCAAGATTGTTCCTGAACGACTATAAGAATGGCCAACTGAAATCTCATGGATGGCCTGCTGATTCAGAATACTTGGCCTACAAGGTGTCCAAGGCTCTGATCAATGGTTACACGAGGATAATGGCAAAGAATTTCCCGGCGTTGCGCGTCAACTCCATGCACCCTGGCTATTGCATGACTGACATCAACTACGACACTGGAGAACTGACGGCGGAGGAAGGTGCCGGTAGCATTGTCATGGTGGCCCTCTTGCCGGCAGGAGGACCAACAGGCGTGTTCTTCTACCGTAGTGAAGTTGCGCCAGTTGTGTAA